The following is a genomic window from Amycolatopsis sp. BJA-103.
ATCCGAAGTGGCAGGTGCCGTGGCCGGAGCCGCAGGGTCTCCAGGAGTACCTCGACGGTCTCACCGAACGAAACGCCCTGCGAGCGGAGGCCGCTGCCGCCTGGGAGGAGTGGAACGCCGCCGCCGAATCCGCCGCGCGGGAGCACCCGCGGGAAGCGCACCTCGACAATGTGGCGTTCGGGATCGCGTCCGACCGGGATCTCACTCCCGAGGACTGGTCGAAAGTCGCGGCGATGGACGACTACGCCCCTGAACTTCCCGCGCTTCGTGCCAAACTGGATCAGCTCAAGGAAAGTGACCCGAAGCACCACCGCGATCTGGTCACCCTGCTGTCCGATCCCGAATACTCGCTCGACAAGAAACTCTGGCTCGCGACGACGTTCCTCATGCCCGGTGGCGTCGCCTCGCCGTCGAACCTTCCGGCACGGGTCGAAGCCGCGGCACCCGCGGTCCGGGATCAGCTGGCGCGGGCCTTGGCGCAAGGCCGGATCTCACCCGCCGAGTTCCAGCGGCGGATGGCGGCGTGGGCGGACTTCGTGGTGCGGGCCGGCGGCCTCCGCGAATCGATCGCCGAGGCGAACCGGACCGACGACGTGCGACCGGTGCTCGAAGAACTGCGCGCGTTCAGCGAATCCCTGCGCGAGTACGCCAGGGCGCACGCCGATTCGCCCCTCCCCGGGTGGCGCGAAGTCATCCGGTTCGACCTGCTGGATCCCCATCGCCTGCGGACTCTCCAGCCCTCGGTCACCGAGGCGGGCCACTTCGATGTCGTGACCCAGGCGATCGTGGCGCACTGGTTCGAATCGATCTTCGGCGCGCCGGGACTGGATTACGCCACCAGGGCCGCCGCTCTCGCGGTGCCGTTGGACAGAGCGGCGCTGAACCGGCGCTACCCGGGTCTGGACGTCGACGGGATCTTCGGGGATCTGCTCAGGATCGACAGCAGGCGCGACGGCGTGTTCATGCCGGATTCCGGGACCGGGTTGATCCGCCCCTTGCTCGGGATGGCCGAGTTCCTCACCACCATGATGCACGAGTTCGCGGTGCACGGACTGCAGGATCCGGCTTCCCTCGTCGTCGGGGAAGGCGCCGCGCGGCTGTGGGCCGAAACCCTTTTCCGGGTGGCTCACGAATTCCAGGGCAGGAGCGGGGAAATTCTCGTGGCCGAGGCGATGCGCGCCGAGGCGGAAAAGTCGATCGTGCCTCGAGACCTGCGCCGCGACGTCTCGGATCTGCCGCGCTTGTCGCCCATGGCAAGGGATTGGGATCAGCTGGACCGCGTCATCCAGGTCGAGTTCGGCGGTCTCGCCCCGGAGTACAAAGCGGCGCTGTTCCAGCAGCTGCTGGCGATCGGGGTGAGCCACGGACGTGACCTGGCCCGGATCCGCGAGGCCGTGGCGGGCGGCCCGAAGATCGGCAACCCCGTCGTCGAAGCCTCCGAAGCCGATCCGCACGGGTTCACGACCAGGTATCCCCGGCCCGAATCGCCGGACCCACCCGAACCACCCCCGCCGCCGTCCCCGGATCCGTCCGGGCCGGTGACGCTGGGCGGGTCAGGGCGTCCGGACCCGGATCTTCCGGCCCGGCTGCCCGAATCGGGCGCCCGGGCCGTCCCGCCGACGTCCTCACCCCTGCCGCCGCCGGGAATTCCCTTCGCCGTGTGGCGGGAGCTGAGCGCCGCCGAACGCCTGGCGCTCGCGAGTATCCATTCCCGCGGACTGAACGCCGCCGGCGCCTTGACGGCGGCCGTCGCCCAGTTGCGGGACAAGAAGAAACCGCCCGCCGTGCGGAAACTCCCCAAGGTGCTCGGCAAGATGACCGGGCAACAGCGAGCGGACCTCGAAACGAGGCTGACCGGCTTCGCGATCGAGGGCACGACCCCGGCGTTTCCCCCGCGCTACCTCGACCGGCACGGGGATCTCAGTGGCCCGGCCACTTTGACCGCCACCGACCACGAGAACCTGAAGCATGTCGCCGCGCTCGACCGGGCGATCAGCCGTTCCTGGGCGAACCCTTGGCGACAACGACGATTGCGGGACGAGCTCGGCGGCCTCCTGGACGAGCTCGGACTGAATCCGAACCATCCCGATTTCGCGCACCGGGCGGCCACGCTGGAGAACCATCCGGCCGCATCGGTGGTGTGGCGGCGGCTCGCCCCACTCGACGACGAACTCGGGCTCGCGACCACCGTCGACAACCTCGTCACCCAGTTCAGCGGCACGGTCGCCCCCGGCCTGCTCTCGAGCGGGGTGCTCGCCGCCATGGGCAGCGTGCCCGCGGCCATCGCCGCCACGCTGACCACCTTCCTCGCCGCCGTGACCGCCGGCGTCCTCACCCGCGGTCACGAGAGCAGGGACGACGCGGCCATCGCCGCCCTGCGGAAACACCTGGACGCGCAACGACAGTTCGAGGGCGTGTTCCGGCCCACCGACCGGCAACGCCTGCTGCTGCGGCGCATGGGGCTGCCCGAGGGGCACGGTCCGGATCTGGCCGCGGTCAAGGCACCGGAAGGGTCCAGCTCGTCCGGCACCCAGAAACTGCGGAACTTCTATCTGCGGTACGGCGTCCCACCGTCCACGGCGGTCGCCGTGAGCATGCTCCCGGTGCTGGAGCTGGCGACGTCGACCCGGCTGGGGCTCGCCATCGGCGGTGGGGTGATGGCCATCGTGTCGCCGCTCCTGCACTGGAAACGGGCGCGTACCAAGGTGAACACCGAGCTGCGGGCGGGCGAACGCAACGCCCGGCGGCTCCTGCCCGAGGCCTACCACGCCGAAGACAAGGCCGATCGCGACCTGGTACGCGCGGTGAGCGGACGGCCGGTCCCCGACGCGCCCGGCCCTGTCCCCGGGCAGGCGCACGCGGACCCCGATCTGCCGATGAGCGCCACCGTGACCGAAGGCCTCGACGGTCCGGTCCAGACCGTGAAGCAGGCGGTGCCGCCGTCGCAACCGAAGCCGCTCGACGCGGACGCGGTGTTCACGGTCAGCTTCTACGAAGCCATGCTCGACTACGGCATCGGCAAGGCGTTGTTCGCGCTCCCGGCGATCCCGTTGATCAGCCGGGTGGACAAGATCGAGATGATCAACAAGGTCGCCAGGACGGCCGTCGACAAGAGGGCCAAGTTCGAAGCGGAGCAAGCGAAGCAGCAGGCTCTGCTGGCCGCACAGCTGGCCGCGGTGGACGCCGCCCGTACTGCGGCGGACAACGCCGTGGCACAGCGCCCGGGCCTGCTCCGCCGCTTGTTCGGCAAGCCCGCTCCGGTGGCTCCGGTTCCGGCGCGACCGGTGGAAACCACTCCGCTGCCCTCACCGATTCCCGCCGAAAGGCCGGGCTCGGTGACGAAGACCGACTACAAGCACATCTGGCGCGCCCTCGGCGTTCTCGGCGGCTTGGGCTCCGCCGCCACCGCGCTGGCGCTCGGTCTCGACCTCTCCTACGCGGTCGCCGCGCTCACCGCGCTGACCACCGGTGGCTGGGTGGGCCGGGACAAGTGGCGGCATCGGCAGGTCGAACTGGCCGCGAGGAACAAGAAGGCCGACGCCGACGCGCTGAAAGGGTTCGCCGAGTTCGAACGTGACGCCACCGCCCTCGCCGAGTTCCTCACCGAACGGCTGACCGAGCCCCTCGTGTCCATCGCGGACGACGCGGCGCGGGCAGGCCGTACCGACGTGCTCGCCCTGCTGTCCGACGTCTGGGGGATGCTGACACGACACGTCGAGACCGAGTCCCCGGCGACACCGTTCGACGAACTCGGACCGCTGCGGATCGAAGGCGACCGCTGGCACGACCAGGCGGTACGGAACCAGGCGAAGGCCGCGCTCGACGAGATCATCCAGTCGGTCAAAGCCGAACGGACCGAGCTGGCCGTCCGCTCGGGCGATTGGTCGACGCTGGCCAAGCGGCTGGGCCTGCTGGCGAGCGTCCTCGACCTCGCCGGCCGGGCCGTGACGCATCTCGACGCCATCGGCGAGTACGGCGCCGGGCCGGCCCAGACGACGATCGCCGCGCTGAACGACGCCGTGCACGAATACCAGCTGAACGGACCGAGGTATCTCGAGCCGCCCGCGGCCGTCCAGGCCACTCGCGACGCGTTGTCCAAAGTGGACGGCGCTGCCGGGCGCTACCTGGACCGGAGCGCCCCGACCTGGCGTCGTCCCCGCACCTCGGACGTGCGGGCGGCGCTCGGCGCCGTGGACGAGGCCGTGCGCCGGTATCGGGAGCCAGCCGCCCCCGGCGCACGCTCGACGGGTGACGAAGCCGGGGTGCGCAAGGCCATCGACCGCTATCAGGCTCTTCGAGATCCGAAGCGGCATGAACCGTCCGCCCCCGCGATGCGGGCCGCGGTCACCGACCTGCGGAACGCGATCGCGCGTCACCAGAAGGCGACCGCGGCGGGCTGGCGGTGGCCGGATCCGGCCACCGACGAGGTCAGAGACGCGCTCACCGGGCTGAAGCACGCGATCACCCGCTATCACCAGCTCAACGCCACGCGGCGGACGGGTGCCCGGGCCGGGAACATCACCTCGGCGCTCAACGAGATCGAGCGGGTCATCGACCGCTACCGGCGCGAAAGCGCGCCGAAATGGCGTGAGGCCGCCGGTCAGGACGCGAAGCTGGGGCAGGTGCTCGGCGAACTGCATTGGGCTCTCCACCACTATTGGCAGGTCAGCGCTCCCCGCGGACGAGGGTCCACCGGCTACGACAAGGCGTTGAAAGCGGCGGAAAAGGACCTGAAGAAGGCCATCTTCGCCGTCAAGAAGCTGAAAGTCCCCGGGCTGAAGGGGAATCCGGTCGAGGCGGCCCCTCTCTCTCCGGGTCATGCGCTGGGCAACGGTCAAGAAGTCCGGTACGCGCCGTCGGGAATGTCGGTCGGCTCCGCCGCGGAGACGCAGAAGGCGCACCTCCGGACGATGA
Proteins encoded in this region:
- a CDS encoding toxin glutamine deamidase domain-containing protein encodes the protein MADGDVQEPDCDLWDAVRKLLPANAGWPPDSETTTEQQSAKWTRAKTEFQDSIDIADSAAAKIHQPGGGGTWPDAAGGFLRRVITKANGEEGFRQIAEAMRGMAAEYHFYSEILKSAKTSIKDYVEDLSWQYTAMGFNLPRLAKRNQEGFARGVAAEVLKILEQHAGWVKDPSTIPRPEEPSNNVLSGLWDSAVDQVKALAGLFGRGEDGSWSPFNAQVAWGHMDKLLAGLALYSIPGGLGGQIDKRLLDGVLGEYLADAGKAFVDYENWDNAPLHSLGYTTGMVAGLFGPTRGVGAGVKLAGRIAKRPGIVKLGEGIKGFTLTNGVVKVIGKLDDSLKARRVAKGEEFNLSPGAIAEVGRLIDEHLSPAPATGPRGPGISEPHVPGSSKQPSPQTPHPETRPEPTPPHDNPPPTRDQPSQPSGGHGERLRDETPVAPHTEPRQVTKADGPESLRRDPVPPAAEPPAARHDPSPGSPEPRQPQPHHDAPGDTPPSTAADHTPATRAEGQHGNSGQPSGHGAEAAQTRSADAPASAPGREVPAATTPVHTTAGDAARRADAPGPERGTPAKPSAEELRRLYENRELARMERKFYEEAQRAAGGVVYPDHVVKAWSRHMAFSESVRGGHGAPGEAAARPGGLRSNEILHDRGAHPESGPPTGGGKTPDGTPNRNKEPGRHDTPEPDRPEPAPKPARRTSLDEFARERFPDEYRKAHEDGGGGPRDDGSPGTGAGNPDRPSPGPRPSGSGGAAQAAAPRGGGVALGTRPRVAEPVVETAPRPDSAPAAAKARVEAPVREAGRPEPRTAEPIPNKPVILHPDGTPEPLRPMTVTPVPREEILPGHGTGPGKPVEPSRMNPGWTEPPGIGRAEPSHVAWGEPPRVGDPASPRVGWEEPPKVGRPADPSPGSPAPTPPKPDPAPPALPRTPGPGVGPSPEVPPAPAKDPVAPALPEIPGLPKEPEIRELPTDPEVRSAIEGTEIRELPKDPEIRALPSDPEITELPKEPSIPADPLRAARERPAPEFRPWERWSDPKWQVPWPEPQGLQEYLDGLTERNALRAEAAAAWEEWNAAAESAAREHPREAHLDNVAFGIASDRDLTPEDWSKVAAMDDYAPELPALRAKLDQLKESDPKHHRDLVTLLSDPEYSLDKKLWLATTFLMPGGVASPSNLPARVEAAAPAVRDQLARALAQGRISPAEFQRRMAAWADFVVRAGGLRESIAEANRTDDVRPVLEELRAFSESLREYARAHADSPLPGWREVIRFDLLDPHRLRTLQPSVTEAGHFDVVTQAIVAHWFESIFGAPGLDYATRAAALAVPLDRAALNRRYPGLDVDGIFGDLLRIDSRRDGVFMPDSGTGLIRPLLGMAEFLTTMMHEFAVHGLQDPASLVVGEGAARLWAETLFRVAHEFQGRSGEILVAEAMRAEAEKSIVPRDLRRDVSDLPRLSPMARDWDQLDRVIQVEFGGLAPEYKAALFQQLLAIGVSHGRDLARIREAVAGGPKIGNPVVEASEADPHGFTTRYPRPESPDPPEPPPPPSPDPSGPVTLGGSGRPDPDLPARLPESGARAVPPTSSPLPPPGIPFAVWRELSAAERLALASIHSRGLNAAGALTAAVAQLRDKKKPPAVRKLPKVLGKMTGQQRADLETRLTGFAIEGTTPAFPPRYLDRHGDLSGPATLTATDHENLKHVAALDRAISRSWANPWRQRRLRDELGGLLDELGLNPNHPDFAHRAATLENHPAASVVWRRLAPLDDELGLATTVDNLVTQFSGTVAPGLLSSGVLAAMGSVPAAIAATLTTFLAAVTAGVLTRGHESRDDAAIAALRKHLDAQRQFEGVFRPTDRQRLLLRRMGLPEGHGPDLAAVKAPEGSSSSGTQKLRNFYLRYGVPPSTAVAVSMLPVLELATSTRLGLAIGGGVMAIVSPLLHWKRARTKVNTELRAGERNARRLLPEAYHAEDKADRDLVRAVSGRPVPDAPGPVPGQAHADPDLPMSATVTEGLDGPVQTVKQAVPPSQPKPLDADAVFTVSFYEAMLDYGIGKALFALPAIPLISRVDKIEMINKVARTAVDKRAKFEAEQAKQQALLAAQLAAVDAARTAADNAVAQRPGLLRRLFGKPAPVAPVPARPVETTPLPSPIPAERPGSVTKTDYKHIWRALGVLGGLGSAATALALGLDLSYAVAALTALTTGGWVGRDKWRHRQVELAARNKKADADALKGFAEFERDATALAEFLTERLTEPLVSIADDAARAGRTDVLALLSDVWGMLTRHVETESPATPFDELGPLRIEGDRWHDQAVRNQAKAALDEIIQSVKAERTELAVRSGDWSTLAKRLGLLASVLDLAGRAVTHLDAIGEYGAGPAQTTIAALNDAVHEYQLNGPRYLEPPAAVQATRDALSKVDGAAGRYLDRSAPTWRRPRTSDVRAALGAVDEAVRRYREPAAPGARSTGDEAGVRKAIDRYQALRDPKRHEPSAPAMRAAVTDLRNAIARHQKATAAGWRWPDPATDEVRDALTGLKHAITRYHQLNATRRTGARAGNITSALNEIERVIDRYRRESAPKWREAAGQDAKLGQVLGELHWALHHYWQVSAPRGRGSTGYDKALKAAEKDLKKAIFAVKKLKVPGLKGNPVEAAPLSPGHALGNGQEVRYAPSGMSVGSAAETQKAHLRTMMANRPDPGRPYVVTVHDDGALPSPEELAAATLRSEYYTPGRPVRLHSCGSATWARRFAVALGAPVTAPVSDLHVLGRRTELPDGTVLRFGQEVVEGYGAGDGWAEFPPNGKRPVMLHSAGGSRPITLDELNSANPVALGHPDDFAKLFRSTPLNELSALHAGTARLRPAEVKAYLETFHPELGKVNPGFHDEDAVAAGYTTNCTRTVVYHERRRLGEDVTAPPLRPEDAALGSLGYVSDRLGGEWDHGHGTAYDSVISAMLDRPVGALAVIAVDSKTPMGAENKHVALVSRDKHGVVFLDPLDGALMELPPRPTRIALLPYTDPDAPTGNLHLPEPVRSRELGEKIVTTSPHGDAVFRSLPEFSADFGYNGHPAYDRYPPSPGSGPQDGSPMFRDTPLHSLPAMDADTVDGRWKEAVAFIMEHFPQLPETNPGYYADWADRLGFHTNCTRSVVYYVRRLLGEDLTAPPVPVELKDQIATLSYVSDNLGGKWTEVDDASYDGVISAMLARPVGSLAAVNFFYQKDKKTGSHVALVAHHPGGVVFLDPLTGWLTLLEEFPLQILLLHFPRERGA